From a single Accipiter gentilis chromosome 10, bAccGen1.1, whole genome shotgun sequence genomic region:
- the LOC126043692 gene encoding LOW QUALITY PROTEIN: olfactory receptor 1020-like (The sequence of the model RefSeq protein was modified relative to this genomic sequence to represent the inferred CDS: deleted 2 bases in 1 codon) codes for MIKQEWKNKTVVTGFILLGFGNRPELDSLLFLMFLSIYVVTITGNTFIIVLMVANRHLHTPMYFFLGNLACLEICYSSNILPKMLLSYLGGDRSISVNRCFTQYYFFGCLAAAECYLLAVMSYDRYLAVCKPLHYPSCMNGKLCLQLGAASWISGFLSNSILTFLISDLDFCGPNEIEHFFCDSFPIIKLSCSDTHVVGLVTSVVAGVCSLPPFLLTFSSYLYIIITVMRIPSASGRKKAFSTCSSHLIVVILFYWSILTVYVLPHHDTQISPVFSVFYTILTPLVNPLIYSLRNKEVKEALRKQTSKLLAFRGLPSVKKGGNNPQ; via the exons ATGATAAAGCAAGAGTGGAAAAACAAAACGGTTGTCACAGGGTTCATCCTCCTGGGATTTGGGAATCGCCCTGAACTGGATTCTCTTCTCTTCCTGATGTTTCTGTCAATCTACGTTGTGACCATAACTGGAAACACCTTCATCATCGTGCTGATGGTGGCTAATCGGCACCTTCACACCCCAATGTACTTCTTCCTGGGCAACTTGGCCTGCTTGGAAATCTGCTACAGCTCAAATATCTTGCCAAAAATGTTGCTTAGTTATCTGGGTGGAGACAGAAGTATTTCAGTCAACAGATGTTTTACACAATACTATTTCTTTGGTTGCTTGGCAGCTGCAGAGTGCTATCTCCTCGCAGTGATGTCCTATGATCGGTACCTAGCAGTCTGCAAACCTCTGCACTACCCATCGTGTATGAACGGCAAGCTCTGTCTCCAGCTGGGTGCTGCATCTTGGATAAGTGGCTTTCTGTCTAATTCTATACTAACATTCCTGATCTCAGATTTAGATTTCTGTGGGCCTAATGAAATTGAACATTTTTTCTGTGACTCATTCCCGATAATAAAACTCTCCTGTAGTGACACTCATGTGGTGGGACTTGTCACTTCTGTTGTGGCGGGTGTGTGCTCACTGCCTCCATTTCTGTTGACCTTCTCATCCTATCTCTACATTATTATCACGGTCATGAGAATTCCTTCTGCCAGTGGGAGAAAAAAGGCCTTTTCCACTTGCTCCTCACATCTCATTGTGGTGATTCTTTTTTACTGGTCAATATTAACTGTTTATGTACTTCCTCATCATGATACCCAAATATCTCCAGTCTTCTCCGTTTTTTATACCATTCTCACTCCCTTGGTCAATCCTCTCATCTACAGTCTGAGAAACAAAGAAGTAAAGGAAGCTCTGCGAAAACAGACAAGTAAATTGCTGGCTTTCAGAGGGCTGCCTTCGGTT AAAAAGGGAGGTAACAATCCTCAATGA